Proteins from a genomic interval of Zingiber officinale cultivar Zhangliang chromosome 1B, Zo_v1.1, whole genome shotgun sequence:
- the LOC122021012 gene encoding dirigent protein 22-like: MASSASSSILLLFALFAAVATASHHHHTRYMHLRFYNHERILGSGPNATVVYAVERTISSTGAGFGNIIVYDNLLRAGVETDSPIVGRNQGMGVGSSLAQNSGLTNFQLVFTAGEYNGSSLALQGLFPVAPLGTVFERAITGGTGKFRLARGYLLTVEVRSTNTTLTGQLDAYITFR, translated from the coding sequence ATGGCATCATCTGCTTCCTCCTCCATCCTCCTCCTTTTTGCTCTCTTCGCCGCCGTAGCCACTGCCTCCCACCACCACCACACCCGCTACATGCATCTGCGCTTCTACAACCACGAGAGGATCCTCGGCTCCGGCCCCAACGCCACCGTCGTCTACGCGGTCGAGCGCACAATCTCCTCCACCGGCGCTGGCTTCGGCAACATCATCGTCTACGACAACCTTCTCCGAGCCGGCGTCGAGACCGACTCGCCTATCGTCGGTCGGAATCAAGGCATGGGAGTCGGGTCGAGCTTGGCCCAGAACTCCGGCCTCACCAACTTCCAGCTGGTTTTCACCGCCGGCGAGTACAACGGCAGCTCCCTCGCCCTACAGGGGTTGTTCCCGGTGGCTCCGCTGGGGACGGTGTTCGAACGAGCGATCACCGGCGGCACCGGAAAGTTCCGGCTCGCCAGAGGCTACCTCTTGACCGTGGAAGTTCGTTCGACGAACACAACCCTCACCGGTCAACTCGACGCTTACATCACTTTCCGTTGA